The Agrococcus carbonis genome has a window encoding:
- a CDS encoding HNH endonuclease, protein MTAQVVVLNATLEPIGVASLQRAVAFIVKERAQVMLAGDGTIRSNSLELPVPRVVVFNDYVQIPHTRLYDRMPWTRRGVLDRDRRRCAYCGGPGATIDHIQPVSRGGESSWLNTITACVACNGAKGNRTPAEAGMPLRFEPRVVWRREVMMLAVEAAGVDLQALGLAR, encoded by the coding sequence ATGACAGCGCAGGTTGTGGTGCTCAACGCGACGCTCGAGCCGATCGGCGTCGCTTCGCTGCAGCGCGCCGTGGCCTTCATCGTGAAGGAGCGCGCGCAGGTCATGCTCGCGGGCGACGGCACGATCCGGTCGAACTCGCTCGAGCTGCCCGTGCCGCGCGTCGTGGTCTTCAACGACTACGTGCAGATCCCGCACACGCGGCTCTACGACCGCATGCCGTGGACGCGCCGCGGCGTCCTCGACCGCGACCGCCGCCGCTGCGCCTACTGCGGGGGCCCGGGCGCGACCATCGACCACATCCAGCCCGTCTCGCGCGGCGGGGAGTCGAGCTGGCTCAACACCATCACCGCGTGCGTCGCGTGCAACGGCGCGAAGGGCAACCGGACGCCCGCGGAGGCCGGCATGCCGCTGCGGTTCGAGCCGCGCGTGGTGTGGCGGCGCGAGGTGATGATGCTCGCCGTCGAGGCGGCGGGCGTCGACCTGCAGGCCCTCGGGCTCGCCCGCTGA
- a CDS encoding bifunctional 3'-5' exonuclease/DNA polymerase — MATDVGVVPLDRGERIAVATLVGGRATDAAVHDRAHVAHDARLSAPRARIVWQDARSAVPALLDAGVRLERVRDVRLVHRILVDARGLPAEERWSRALRAEAEGLFSLAPDAEPLDELAGQLAAQEAAIGDDAGLRMLAAAESMGAVIAVELSRQGLPFDRARHDALLAEALGEPPAGGGPGDRPLGMEALAAQVRDALGAPSLNPDSPQEVLKALRRAGLDVASTARWELREHDHPVIAPLIEYKHLARLHTANGRAWAQRWARADAQGRTRLAIEYVPGGVVTGRWATEGSGAMQIARQIRAAVAAEPGMRLVVADAAQLEPRALAAIARDQALAAAGRGTDLYQGLVDRGVVDSRQQAKIGMLGALYGGTTGESAVVLPRLARAYPRAMGVVEAAARAGERRERVRTWLGRTSPLPPRWRDDERGLRQARAWGRFTRNFVVQGTAAEWALAWMAGIRRAIRDIEGAALVCFLHDEVIVHAPEEAADAVAASVREAAADAGRMLFGAFPIEFPVQTAVVADWSQAKG; from the coding sequence ATGGCCACGGATGTGGGCGTCGTGCCCCTCGATCGCGGCGAGCGCATCGCCGTGGCGACCCTCGTCGGCGGTCGGGCGACGGATGCGGCGGTGCACGACCGCGCGCACGTCGCCCACGATGCGCGGCTCTCGGCGCCGCGTGCGCGCATCGTCTGGCAGGATGCCCGGTCGGCCGTGCCGGCGCTCCTCGACGCCGGCGTGCGGCTCGAGCGCGTGCGCGACGTGCGGCTCGTGCACCGCATCCTCGTCGACGCCCGCGGGCTCCCGGCCGAGGAGCGCTGGTCGCGCGCGCTGCGGGCCGAGGCGGAGGGACTCTTCTCGCTCGCGCCCGATGCCGAGCCGCTCGACGAGCTCGCTGGCCAGCTCGCCGCGCAGGAGGCCGCGATCGGCGACGACGCTGGCTTGCGGATGCTCGCGGCCGCCGAGTCGATGGGCGCGGTCATCGCGGTCGAGCTGAGCCGCCAGGGGCTGCCGTTCGATCGCGCTCGGCACGACGCGCTGCTCGCCGAGGCGCTCGGCGAGCCGCCCGCGGGCGGGGGCCCGGGCGATCGGCCGCTCGGCATGGAGGCGCTCGCCGCGCAGGTGCGCGACGCCCTCGGCGCGCCGTCGCTCAACCCCGACTCGCCGCAGGAGGTGCTGAAGGCGCTGCGGCGCGCGGGGCTCGACGTCGCCTCGACAGCGCGGTGGGAGCTGCGCGAGCACGACCACCCGGTCATCGCACCGCTCATCGAGTACAAGCACCTCGCGCGCCTGCACACCGCGAACGGCCGCGCGTGGGCGCAGCGCTGGGCGCGCGCCGACGCGCAGGGCCGCACGCGCCTCGCGATCGAGTACGTGCCCGGCGGCGTCGTCACCGGCCGCTGGGCGACCGAGGGATCGGGGGCGATGCAGATCGCGCGGCAGATCCGCGCGGCGGTCGCCGCCGAGCCCGGCATGCGGCTCGTCGTCGCCGACGCCGCGCAGCTCGAGCCGCGCGCGCTCGCCGCGATCGCGCGCGACCAGGCGCTCGCGGCGGCCGGCCGCGGCACCGACCTCTACCAGGGCCTCGTCGACCGCGGCGTCGTCGACAGCCGCCAGCAGGCCAAGATCGGGATGCTCGGCGCGCTCTACGGCGGCACGACGGGGGAGTCGGCCGTCGTCCTCCCGCGGCTCGCGCGCGCCTACCCGCGGGCGATGGGCGTCGTCGAGGCCGCGGCGCGCGCAGGGGAGCGCCGCGAGCGCGTGCGCACGTGGCTCGGCCGCACGTCGCCCCTGCCGCCCCGCTGGCGGGACGACGAGCGCGGCCTGCGGCAAGCGCGCGCGTGGGGCCGCTTCACGCGCAACTTCGTGGTGCAGGGCACCGCCGCCGAGTGGGCGCTCGCGTGGATGGCGGGCATCCGCCGCGCCATCCGCGACATCGAGGGGGCGGCGCTCGTGTGCTTCCTCCACGACGAGGTCATCGTGCACGCGCCCGAGGAGGCGGCGGATGCGGTGGCCGCGTCGGTGCGCGAGGCCGCGGCCGACGCTGGCCGCATGCTCTTCGGCGCCTTCCCGATCGAGTTCCCCGTGCAGACCGCCGTCGTCGCCGACTGGAGCCAGGCGAAGGGCTGA
- the guaB1 gene encoding GMP reductase, translated as MRFIDDVPEHDLTYSDVFLVPSRSDVGSRMSVDLSPDDGTSATLPIVASNMNSVTGPRMAATLARRGGLAVLTQDPPLEETIAGIDWVKAQPIGLESPHRAAPTDIVLDVTRRVPAIAGHAVVVEDAEGMLLGAIPAERLASALPDATLGDLLHSHLPALTMAEAVDGRTMFAALEREGVDVAPVVEDGRCVGIASRLGALRADIYTPALDASGRLSVAVAVGINGDPGQKAKALVDAGADVVVVDTAHGHQGGMLRALEAVRAAVGDAIPVAAGNVVSADGVRDLAAAGASILKVGVGPGAMCTTRMMTAVGRPQFSAVLDTAAAAIEVGARVWADGGVRYPRDVALALAAGASSVMVGSWFAGTIEAPGRLQRDDRGRLYKESWGMASTKAVLGRNAGLDAYELARKTLFAEGISSSTILLDPQRPSVEDLVDMITSGVRSSFTYAGAATVPEFRERARVGVQSAAGYEEGKALPVSW; from the coding sequence ATGCGCTTCATCGACGACGTCCCGGAGCACGACCTCACCTACTCCGACGTCTTCCTCGTCCCCAGCCGCAGCGATGTCGGCTCCCGCATGTCGGTCGACCTCTCGCCCGACGACGGCACGAGCGCGACGCTCCCGATCGTCGCCTCCAACATGAACTCGGTCACCGGCCCCCGCATGGCGGCGACCCTCGCGCGCCGCGGCGGCCTCGCCGTGCTGACGCAGGATCCGCCGCTCGAGGAGACGATCGCCGGCATCGACTGGGTCAAGGCGCAGCCGATCGGCCTCGAGTCGCCCCACCGCGCGGCGCCGACCGACATCGTGCTCGACGTCACGCGGCGCGTGCCCGCGATCGCCGGCCACGCGGTGGTGGTCGAGGATGCCGAGGGCATGCTGCTCGGCGCGATCCCGGCCGAGCGGCTCGCCTCGGCGCTGCCCGACGCGACGCTCGGCGACCTGCTGCACTCGCACCTGCCTGCGCTCACCATGGCCGAGGCCGTCGACGGCCGCACGATGTTCGCCGCGCTCGAGCGCGAGGGCGTCGACGTCGCCCCGGTCGTCGAGGACGGCCGGTGCGTCGGCATCGCCTCGCGGCTCGGCGCGCTCCGCGCCGACATCTACACGCCGGCGCTCGACGCATCCGGCCGCCTCTCGGTCGCCGTCGCGGTCGGCATCAACGGCGACCCCGGGCAGAAGGCCAAGGCGCTCGTCGACGCGGGCGCCGACGTCGTCGTCGTCGACACGGCGCACGGGCACCAGGGCGGCATGCTGCGCGCCCTCGAGGCCGTGCGCGCCGCGGTCGGCGACGCGATCCCGGTCGCAGCGGGCAACGTCGTCTCGGCCGACGGCGTGCGCGACCTCGCCGCCGCCGGCGCCTCGATCCTCAAGGTCGGCGTCGGGCCCGGCGCGATGTGCACGACGCGCATGATGACGGCGGTGGGGCGACCGCAGTTCTCGGCCGTGCTCGACACCGCGGCCGCCGCGATCGAGGTGGGCGCGCGGGTGTGGGCCGACGGCGGGGTGCGCTACCCGCGCGACGTCGCGCTCGCGCTCGCCGCGGGCGCCTCGAGCGTCATGGTGGGCAGCTGGTTCGCCGGCACGATCGAGGCACCCGGCCGCCTGCAGCGCGACGACCGCGGCCGCCTCTACAAGGAGTCGTGGGGCATGGCGTCGACCAAGGCCGTGCTCGGCCGCAACGCCGGCCTCGACGCGTACGAGCTCGCGCGGAAGACGCTCTTCGCCGAGGGCATCTCGTCGTCGACGATCCTCCTCGACCCGCAGCGGCCGAGCGTCGAGGACCTCGTCGACATGATCACCTCCGGCGTGCGCTCGTCGTTCACGTACGCGGGCGCGGCGACGGTGCCCGAGTTCCGCGAGCGCGCGCGCGTCGGCGTGCAGTCGGCGGCGGGCTACGAGGAGGGCAAGGCGCTGCCGGTCAGCTGGTGA
- a CDS encoding hemolysin family protein, with the protein MDLILISIGVVLTIGTGLFVASEFALVNLDRAELEARRDRGESRLAGTIKALRQTSTHLSSAQLGITLTTLLTGYTMEPAISRLLTPVLVSWGLAEGFAAPLASVIAMTGATILSMIVGELVPKNLALAKPLGTAIGVTPFQRAFTAVFKPAVLALNGSANGILRSIGIEPKEELSGARTADELTSLVRRSAMEGALEAGAATLLARTLRFSELSAGDVMTPRPRVEAIERSDSVADLVALAHRTGLSRFPVIDGDLDEVIGIAHIKQAISVPRERRADVPVAAIAEEPHRVPESVRLDALLSDLKERGYQLAIVIDEYGGTAGIATLEDLVEEVVGEVADEHDRLHVDVIQGPGWVTFPGEFRPDELLERARIAIPEDGPYETVGGFIMASLGSLPAVGDTVEIDSGTLRVERVDGRRVDRVRHIDRPADEEGER; encoded by the coding sequence ATGGACCTCATCCTCATCAGCATCGGCGTCGTCCTGACGATCGGAACCGGCCTCTTCGTCGCCAGCGAGTTCGCGCTCGTCAACCTCGACCGCGCGGAGCTCGAAGCCCGTCGCGATCGCGGCGAGTCGCGCCTGGCGGGCACCATCAAGGCGCTCCGGCAGACCTCGACGCACCTCTCGAGCGCGCAGCTGGGCATCACGCTCACGACGCTGCTCACCGGCTACACGATGGAGCCCGCGATCTCGCGCCTGCTCACGCCGGTGCTCGTGTCGTGGGGGCTGGCTGAGGGCTTCGCCGCCCCGCTCGCGAGCGTCATCGCGATGACCGGCGCCACGATCCTGTCGATGATCGTCGGCGAGCTCGTGCCCAAGAACCTCGCGCTCGCGAAGCCGCTCGGCACCGCGATCGGCGTCACGCCCTTCCAGCGCGCCTTCACGGCCGTCTTCAAGCCGGCCGTGCTCGCGCTCAACGGCTCGGCCAACGGCATCCTGCGCTCGATCGGCATCGAGCCGAAGGAGGAGCTCTCGGGCGCCCGCACGGCCGACGAGCTCACGAGCCTCGTGCGCCGCAGCGCCATGGAGGGCGCGCTCGAGGCGGGGGCTGCGACGCTCCTCGCCCGCACGCTGCGCTTCTCGGAGCTCTCGGCGGGCGACGTCATGACGCCCCGTCCGCGCGTCGAGGCGATCGAGCGCAGCGACTCGGTCGCCGACCTCGTCGCGCTCGCCCACCGCACGGGCCTATCGCGCTTCCCGGTGATCGACGGCGACCTCGACGAGGTCATCGGCATCGCCCACATCAAGCAGGCCATCTCGGTGCCGCGCGAGCGACGCGCCGACGTGCCGGTCGCCGCGATCGCCGAGGAGCCGCACCGCGTGCCCGAGTCGGTGCGCCTCGACGCGCTGCTGTCGGATCTCAAGGAGCGCGGCTACCAGCTCGCGATCGTGATCGACGAGTACGGCGGCACCGCGGGCATTGCGACCCTCGAGGACCTCGTCGAGGAGGTCGTCGGCGAGGTCGCGGACGAGCACGACCGCCTGCACGTCGACGTGATCCAGGGCCCCGGATGGGTGACCTTCCCGGGCGAGTTCCGCCCCGACGAGCTGCTCGAGCGCGCGCGCATCGCGATCCCCGAGGACGGCCCCTACGAGACCGTCGGCGGCTTCATCATGGCGAGCCTCGGCTCGCTCCCGGCCGTCGGCGACACCGTCGAGATCGACAGCGGCACGCTCCGCGTCGAGCGCGTCGACGGGCGCCGCGTCGACCGCGTGCGCCACATCGACCGCCCGGCAGACGAGGAGGGCGAGCGATGA